GTGCCACCTGAGTAATACATATCTGACACAAATAAGGTGACTATGCCATCGGCTGGTGCGTATACAGGCGTACCCGTTGGCCCCGCTACATCTACACCAAAATGGGGGCGTTTAGGTACACCGTTAAACACTCGTCTGCTACCATAAACCCCGCTGATTGGCCCTTCAGCTGGCCAGATGAAATCTTGAGTAAAAAACAAATGACTAGAGTCAGTTGCTCTGGCTTTAGCCACTTGTAAATTGTCTTGTTTAATTCTGTCTAATACTTCTTTAGGCGGGCTGACGTATTTGCTTTCCACCCCTTCAATTTTTTGTTCTTGGTAGGTACGTTTTATTAACGTGAGTGACTGTTGATGCTTTTGCCCTTGTGTGTCTTGCCAGCTGAGTTGATGAGTTAATGCCGCATCACGACCAAAGCCAAAAGCAAAATGTCCCTCTTTGGATACTTTAATTGACTTGTCGTTTAACCATACTT
The sequence above is a segment of the Paraglaciecola sp. L3A3 genome. Coding sequences within it:
- a CDS encoding M23 family metallopeptidase, which produces MLLLTIASFAVFSADIQLQGELTQGSLVRGKLPAGSQVWLNDKSIKVSKEGHFAFGFGRDAALTHQLSWQDTQGQKHQQSLTLIKRTYQEQKIEGVESKYVSPPKEVLDRIKQDNLQVAKARATDSSHLFFTQDFIWPAEGPISGVYGSRRVFNGVPKRPHFGVDVAGPTGTPVYAPADGIVTLFVSDMYYSGGTMIIDHGFGVSSTFIHLSKGHVKAGTKVKQGDLVAEIGATGRVTGAHLDWRINWFGERLDPALLVPKR